One window of Drosophila busckii strain San Diego stock center, stock number 13000-0081.31 chromosome 3L, ASM1175060v1, whole genome shotgun sequence genomic DNA carries:
- the LOC108601115 gene encoding protein FAM76A isoform X2: MSAKALFACSKCYTRHPYEELSSGQQLCKMCRGSTSVVKCTYCRSEFPSATKSQSACKKCEHYLAKYGKPSACECCKIVAAFGSSKCMRCASYEAKYGPPTQCDECKLRSAFDRRDENKKVNGKMLCWLCTCAYKRALLKAQQEGRISMSKKRPHDKSSATSSHRDSASAKKPSRGGDIGKSGSSGMNAVSAAGMELPDKLSRGNSGNGNITAPVAISVDTNSSDHVVAITHLKERIASLEKRLNHKDKELLEKDKQLTELKGKNFEKENEMRNRLKEVERLHDMKVDNLNRKVASLLKDLAVMKKSNNNNKKNSAKSEKEAIKRENLSPKEEVVASVVTSAGDMKPELDKDEKSQDRDDESNDRASVHTRSSSSSPSSN; this comes from the exons atgagtGCAAAAGCATTATTCGCCTGTTCGAAATGTTATACTCGACACCCGTATGAAGAACTCTCTTCAGGACAGCAGCTATGCAAg ATGTGCCGTGGGTCTACCTCAGTTGTTAAATGTACTTACTGCCGCTCGGAATTTCCCTCCGCCAC CAAATCACAAAGTGCCTGCAAAAAATGCGAACATTATTTGGCCAAATATGGCAAGCCCAGCGCCTGCGAATGCTGCAAAATAGTTGCCGCCTTTGGTAGTTCCAAATGCATGAG ATGCGCAAGCTACGAGGCTAAATATGGACCGCCAACACAATGCGACGAGTGCAAGCTGCGATCAGCCTTTGACAGGCGCGACGAGAACAAAAag GTCAATGGCAAAATGCTTTGCTGGCTGTGTACGTGCGCCTATAAGCGTGCCTTGCTGAAAGCACAGCAGGAGGGGCGAATATCCATGTCTAAGAAGCGGCCACACGACAAATCCTCCGCCACGTCAAGTCATCGAGACAGCGCCTCTGCTAAAAAGCCCTCACGCGGTGGTGATATTGGCAAAAGCGGCAGCAGTGGTATGAATGCTGTTAGTGCTGCTGGTATGGAGCTACCTGACAAGCTGTCGCGTGGTAAtagcggcaatggcaacataACAGCGCCAGTTGCCATTAGTGTGGACACAAACTCATCAGATCATGTGGTTGCTATAACACATCTCAAAGAGCGCATTGCCAGCCTAGAGAAGCGTCTAAATCACAAAGACAAGGAACTTTTGGAAAAGGACAAACAG CTCACAGAGCTTAAGGGCAAAAACTTTGAAAAGGAAAACGAAATGCGCAACAGACTAAAAGAAGTAGAGCGCCTGCATGATATGAAGGTAGACAACTTGAATCGTAAGGTAGCCAGTTTGTTGAAGGATCTGGCTGTCATgaagaaaagcaacaacaacaacaaaaagaacagCGCAAAGTCTGAGAAAGAAGCGATCAAGCGTGAAAACTTATCGCCCAAAGAGGAAGTCGTTGCCAGCGTTGTCACTAGTGCTGGTGATATGAAGCCTGAGCTAGACAAAGACGAGAAAAGTCAGGATCGTGATGACGAATCCAATGATCGTGCCAGCGTGCACACACGTTCCAGTTCAAGCAGCCCTTCTTCAAACTGA
- the LOC108599054 gene encoding heat shock protein 27 encodes MSLVPTTYRDLVRELDRPLSRPPYQPYDYQLYPYLWDDPRHWWRSNSLESLRPLDELVTRRVRNQLIQSTPYEWAYPMRWDNYYAGERVHADEKGFRVDIDVRQFRPSEIVVKTNDDYVIVEGNHNRRNEGSNGFVERHIVRKYLLPRGYNANEVISDISSDGILTIKAPPPPPSKYYNPGERLVRVHETGKMALPWK; translated from the coding sequence ATGTCTCTTGTGCCCACAACATATCGCGATTTGGTTAGGGAATTGGATCGCCCGTTGTCGCGTCCGCCGTATCAACCCTACGATTACCAGCTGTATCCATATCTGTGGGATGATCCGCGACATTGGTGGCGCTCAAACAGTCTCGAGTCTCTGCGCCCTTTAGATGAGCTGGTGACCAGACGAGTGCGCAATCAGCTTATACAGTCAACGCCCTACGAGTGGGCGTATCCCATGCGCTGGGATAACTACTATGCCGGCGAGCGTGTTCATGCAGATGAAAAGGGATTTCGTGTTGACATCGATGTGCGTCAGTTTCGTCCCAGCGAAATTGTGGTCAAGACCAACGATGATTATGTCATAGTCGAAGGTAATCATAATAGACGCAATGAGGGCTCCAATGGCTTTGTGGAGCGTCATATTGTGCGTAAATATCTCCTTCCGCGAGGTTACAATGCCAACGAGGTCATCTCAGATATATCCAGCGATGGCATCTTGACCATTAAAGCGCCACCGCCGCCTCCAAGCAAGTACTATAATCCAGGTGAGCGTTTGGTGCGGGTCCATGAAACGGGCAAGATGGCGCTGCCTTGGAAATAG
- the LOC108598521 gene encoding heat shock protein 67B3 — translation MPDVPFVLNLDSPDSMYYGHDMFPNRLYRRQHSRHHDALDLHTLGLIARMGAHAHQLVARKHRGELAAGVAAGKNKLGNFEINLDVGLFEPGEISVKLVNNCVIIEGKHEEREDDHGHVSRHFIRRYPLPKEYDINAIASTLNDEGVLAVTVPPLVAPEDGKERIIPIKHVGPSDLFVQPKDNKNGHKDGEQADK, via the coding sequence ATGCCAGACGTGCCATTTGTATTGAACTTGGATTCTCCAGACTCCATGTACTACGGCCATGACATGTTTCCCAATCGCTTGTATCGCAGACAACACTCGCGTCATCATGACGCATTGGATTTGCATACGCTGGGTTTGATAGCTCGCATGGGAGCCCATGCTCATCAGCTGGTGGCCAGAAAGCATCGTGGAGAGCTCGCAGCAGGTGTTGCTGCCGGTAAGAACAAACTGGGCAATTTTGAGATCAATCTGGATGTGGGTCTGTTTGAGCCTGGTGAAATTAGCGTTAAGCTGGTGAACAATTGCGTCATTATTGAGGGCAAGCACGAGGAACGTGAGGATGATCATGGACATGTCTCACGTCATTTCATACGTCGCTATCCGCTTCCTAAGGAGTATGATATAAATGCCATCGCCTCGACACTTAACGATGAGGGGGTGCTGGCTGTTACTGTGCCCCCATTGGTAGCACCAGAGGATGGCAAGGAGCGTATTATACCTATCAAGCACGTGGGTCCTTCAGACTTGTTTGTGCAGCCAAAAGATAATAAAAATGGACACAAGGATGGCGAGCAGGCAGACAAGTAA
- the LOC108601115 gene encoding protein FAM76A isoform X1, whose product MSAKALFACSKCYTRHPYEELSSGQQLCKMCRGSTSVVKCTYCRSEFPSATSKSQSACKKCEHYLAKYGKPSACECCKIVAAFGSSKCMRCASYEAKYGPPTQCDECKLRSAFDRRDENKKVNGKMLCWLCTCAYKRALLKAQQEGRISMSKKRPHDKSSATSSHRDSASAKKPSRGGDIGKSGSSGMNAVSAAGMELPDKLSRGNSGNGNITAPVAISVDTNSSDHVVAITHLKERIASLEKRLNHKDKELLEKDKQLTELKGKNFEKENEMRNRLKEVERLHDMKVDNLNRKVASLLKDLAVMKKSNNNNKKNSAKSEKEAIKRENLSPKEEVVASVVTSAGDMKPELDKDEKSQDRDDESNDRASVHTRSSSSSPSSN is encoded by the exons atgagtGCAAAAGCATTATTCGCCTGTTCGAAATGTTATACTCGACACCCGTATGAAGAACTCTCTTCAGGACAGCAGCTATGCAAg ATGTGCCGTGGGTCTACCTCAGTTGTTAAATGTACTTACTGCCGCTCGGAATTTCCCTCCGCCAC CAGCAAATCACAAAGTGCCTGCAAAAAATGCGAACATTATTTGGCCAAATATGGCAAGCCCAGCGCCTGCGAATGCTGCAAAATAGTTGCCGCCTTTGGTAGTTCCAAATGCATGAG ATGCGCAAGCTACGAGGCTAAATATGGACCGCCAACACAATGCGACGAGTGCAAGCTGCGATCAGCCTTTGACAGGCGCGACGAGAACAAAAag GTCAATGGCAAAATGCTTTGCTGGCTGTGTACGTGCGCCTATAAGCGTGCCTTGCTGAAAGCACAGCAGGAGGGGCGAATATCCATGTCTAAGAAGCGGCCACACGACAAATCCTCCGCCACGTCAAGTCATCGAGACAGCGCCTCTGCTAAAAAGCCCTCACGCGGTGGTGATATTGGCAAAAGCGGCAGCAGTGGTATGAATGCTGTTAGTGCTGCTGGTATGGAGCTACCTGACAAGCTGTCGCGTGGTAAtagcggcaatggcaacataACAGCGCCAGTTGCCATTAGTGTGGACACAAACTCATCAGATCATGTGGTTGCTATAACACATCTCAAAGAGCGCATTGCCAGCCTAGAGAAGCGTCTAAATCACAAAGACAAGGAACTTTTGGAAAAGGACAAACAG CTCACAGAGCTTAAGGGCAAAAACTTTGAAAAGGAAAACGAAATGCGCAACAGACTAAAAGAAGTAGAGCGCCTGCATGATATGAAGGTAGACAACTTGAATCGTAAGGTAGCCAGTTTGTTGAAGGATCTGGCTGTCATgaagaaaagcaacaacaacaacaaaaagaacagCGCAAAGTCTGAGAAAGAAGCGATCAAGCGTGAAAACTTATCGCCCAAAGAGGAAGTCGTTGCCAGCGTTGTCACTAGTGCTGGTGATATGAAGCCTGAGCTAGACAAAGACGAGAAAAGTCAGGATCGTGATGACGAATCCAATGATCGTGCCAGCGTGCACACACGTTCCAGTTCAAGCAGCCCTTCTTCAAACTGA
- the LOC108599000 gene encoding heat shock protein 22: protein MRNLPMLLRMAEEMTRMPRLSPFQSFFREPPFWNSIAATPRNWQQIGRWQQQQLTPAASIGKEGYQVCLDVSDYKPNELTVKTINNNVVIEGKSEQQEDPEGGFSSRHFLRRFALPAGYEADKATSSLSSDGVLTINVPNPPAVQEALTERVVPIQQTGPAEVNVKPNPPLDEPDKKQEQQ from the coding sequence ATGCGTAACCTACCCATGTTGCTGCGTATGGCGGAGGAGATGACCCGCATGCCACGCCTGTCCCCATTCCAGTCGTTTTTCCGTGAGCCACCTTTCTGGAACAGCATTGCGGCTACACCACGTAATTGGCAGCAAATTGgacgctggcagcagcagcagttgacaCCGGCGGCATCCATAGGCAAGGAAGGCTATCAAGTGTGCCTGGATGTCAGCGACTATAAGCCCAATGAGCTGACTGTGAAGACTATCAACAATAATGTTGTCATTGAGGGCAAGTCGGAGCAGCAAGAGGATCCAGAAGGCGGCTTTAGTTCACGACACTTTCTGCGTCGTTTTGCCTTGCCCGCAGGCTACGAGGCGGACAAGGCTACATCCAGCTTGAGCAGCGATGGCGTGCTGACCATTAATGTGCCCAATCCACCAGCTGTGCAGGAGGCGCTTACGGAGCGTGTGGTGCCCATACAGCAAACCGGTCCGGCAGAGGTTAATGTCAAGCCAAATCCCCCACTTGATGAACCGGATAAGAAACAGGAGCAGCAGTAA
- the LOC108601115 gene encoding protein FAM76A isoform X3, whose translation MHEVNGKMLCWLCTCAYKRALLKAQQEGRISMSKKRPHDKSSATSSHRDSASAKKPSRGGDIGKSGSSGMNAVSAAGMELPDKLSRGNSGNGNITAPVAISVDTNSSDHVVAITHLKERIASLEKRLNHKDKELLEKDKQLTELKGKNFEKENEMRNRLKEVERLHDMKVDNLNRKVASLLKDLAVMKKSNNNNKKNSAKSEKEAIKRENLSPKEEVVASVVTSAGDMKPELDKDEKSQDRDDESNDRASVHTRSSSSSPSSN comes from the exons ATGCATGAG GTCAATGGCAAAATGCTTTGCTGGCTGTGTACGTGCGCCTATAAGCGTGCCTTGCTGAAAGCACAGCAGGAGGGGCGAATATCCATGTCTAAGAAGCGGCCACACGACAAATCCTCCGCCACGTCAAGTCATCGAGACAGCGCCTCTGCTAAAAAGCCCTCACGCGGTGGTGATATTGGCAAAAGCGGCAGCAGTGGTATGAATGCTGTTAGTGCTGCTGGTATGGAGCTACCTGACAAGCTGTCGCGTGGTAAtagcggcaatggcaacataACAGCGCCAGTTGCCATTAGTGTGGACACAAACTCATCAGATCATGTGGTTGCTATAACACATCTCAAAGAGCGCATTGCCAGCCTAGAGAAGCGTCTAAATCACAAAGACAAGGAACTTTTGGAAAAGGACAAACAG CTCACAGAGCTTAAGGGCAAAAACTTTGAAAAGGAAAACGAAATGCGCAACAGACTAAAAGAAGTAGAGCGCCTGCATGATATGAAGGTAGACAACTTGAATCGTAAGGTAGCCAGTTTGTTGAAGGATCTGGCTGTCATgaagaaaagcaacaacaacaacaaaaagaacagCGCAAAGTCTGAGAAAGAAGCGATCAAGCGTGAAAACTTATCGCCCAAAGAGGAAGTCGTTGCCAGCGTTGTCACTAGTGCTGGTGATATGAAGCCTGAGCTAGACAAAGACGAGAAAAGTCAGGATCGTGATGACGAATCCAATGATCGTGCCAGCGTGCACACACGTTCCAGTTCAAGCAGCCCTTCTTCAAACTGA
- the LOC108598522 gene encoding rhodanese domain-containing protein CG4456, whose translation MATYEQVKDVVNHPEIYLIDVRNQSEIAETGSIPASFNIPLPELSTALALDEQTFKTNYGRDKPALNADIIFTCRSGRRAQEAANIAQAAGFTNVRVYAGSWLEWAEKEGLKN comes from the exons ATGGCCACCTATGAGCAAGTGAAAGATGTGGTGAATCATCCAGAGATTTACTTAATCGATGTGCGCAATCAAAGTGAAATCGCAGAGACTGGCAGCATACCCGCTAGCTTTAATATACCTT TGCCTGAATTGAGCACCGCTTTAGCCCTTGATGAACAAACTTTTAAGACTAATTATGGACGCGATAAGCCTGCTTTAAATGCTGATATCATTTTCACCTGTCGCAGTGGGCGACGTGCGCAAGAGGCAGCAAATATTGCCCAAGCTGCAGGCTTTACCAA tgTACGAGTCTATGCTGGCTCTTGGCTGGAGTGGGCCGAAAAGGAGGgcttgaaaaattaa
- the LOC108600140 gene encoding dnaJ homolog subfamily C member 16 isoform X1, whose protein sequence is MYWKYVLILSALVALCLGALSDPYKELGVSKSASTQDIRRAYKQLAKEWHPDKSNHPDAEQKFVRINKAYELLSDSDRRRLYDRHGITSEDSHYLKQKHDYSGYNRFGSDPVEEFFGKHFNFDQDISLYHKLSITSNYFDQTVLPKSKNKLHIVMFYNDWCFGCIRIVGAFKKLIDTFEPLGVTFATVNAAHEPAVLRKSGADDIPRMVLVLSGHCYVYRENIYTQQKLAEFIRKKMPFKIGQRINDDNIDEFLNGWQDNRVRALVLEPRSVTRLRYLISAFAFHERVAFGFVDLTSQYCKQLLERFKVNPKLDTLFLFNEDSVRAVASISMADIPTQTLDNIIAANQYLSLPRLSSQEVLEGVCPAEWNRPRKRLCVVLITENSPEYDMARGALRHIALESGYSMDRVRFAYMFKEKQADFLNAISKGSFEDNLLRLVVIWRRDSTQIKYEWVDGAKLDIKSADYNNNSAINATKHEINLTIQRLLKTSEALTYEAFVQNLLDEHAQGILSKWITRLLYMADYLSDNVEDEHLFAALSLLGTIAFMFTVGYIMMYFVRAEEESLKAQGAINEDACKNKLAKVQPELKLYELRAEKYNGLVRLLKPGCRTILLITDLQSRTKLIPPFHRAVWPYRRTKTLLFGHMLIEKGLPWYTELLRLSLCTNQQLQINPRNCVGTVIALNGHRKYFCVYHAKHPECARGNKRMIKMTKQLLDRNDDPEIGNFLGVNYSEDSESETNVLFEDNLLDGLSNWLDRLFEGTTHRYYINYWPDFPTK, encoded by the coding sequence ATGTATTGGAAGTATGTGCTGATACTTAGCGCACTGGTTGCGCTCTGTCTAGGCGCTCTAAGCGATCCATACAAGGAGCTGGGCGTAAGTAAATCAGCCTCCACACAGGACATACGCCGTGCATACAAGCAATTGGCCAAAGAGTGGCATCCGGACAAGAGCAATCATCCAGATGCAGAACAAAAGTTTGTGAGAATCAATAAAGCCTATGAGCTGCTAAGTGATAGCGATAGACGAAGACTATACGATCGTCATGGCATTACCAGCGAGGATTCACATTatctaaagcaaaagcatgaTTACAGCGGCTACAATCGCTTTGGCTCTGACCCAGTTGAGGAATTCTTCGGCAAGCACTTTAACTTTGACCAGGACATAAGTCTTTATCACAAGCTGTCGATTACATCCAACTATTTTGATCAAACTGTTTTACcaaagagcaaaaacaaattgcacattGTAATGTTTTACAACGACTGGTGCTTTGGCTGCATACGCATAGTGGGCGCCTTTAAGAAACTAATCGATACGTTTGAACCTTTAGGCGTAACCTTTGCAACGGTCAATGCGGCGCACGAGCCTGCCGTGCTGCGTAAGTCCGGCGCAGATGACATACCAAGAATGGTATTGGTTCTATCTGGTCACTGCTATGTCTATCGCGAGAACATTTATACACAACAAAAGCTTGCCGAGTTTATACGCAAGAAAATGCCTTTTAAGATTGGCCAACGTATTAACGATGACAATATTGATGAATTCCTGAATGGCTGGCAGGATAATCGCGTTAGAGCTTTAGTGCTTGAGCCCAGAAGTGTGACACGCCTGAGATATTTAATCTCTGCCTTTGCTTTTCATGAGCGTGTGGCCTTTGGCTTTGTGGATTTGACTAGTCAGTACTGTAAGCAGTTGTTGGAACGCTTTAAAGTTAATCCCAAGTTGGATACACTGTTTCTTTTTAATGAGGACTCAGTACGCGCTGTGGCCAGCATATCCATGGCGGATATACCTACGCAAACCTTGGATAATATCATAGCCGCCAATCAGTATTTATCACTGCCTAGACTTTCCTCGCAAGAGGTGCTTGAAGGCGTTTGTCCAGCCGAATGGAATAGACCACGAAAACGCTTGTGTGTCGTTTTGATTACCGAAAACTCACCTGAATACGATATGGCCAGAGGTGCCTTAAGACACATAGCCTTGGAGAGTGGCTATAGTATGGATCGTGTGAGATTTGCGTACATGTTCAAAGAAAAACAAGCCGACTTTTTGAATGCCATATCCAAGGGCTCGTTTGAGGATAATCTGCTGCGTTTGGTAGTTATCTGGCGCAGAGacagcacacaaattaaatatgagtGGGTAGATGGCGCCAAGTTGGATATAAAGTCGGCAGACTACAACAATAACTCAGCTATAAATGCTACCAAACATGAGATTAACTTAACCATACAACGTTTACTCAAAACTTCGGAGGCTTTAACCTATGAGGCCTTTGTACAAAATCTACTGGACGAACATGCTCAGGGTATACTAAGTAAATGGATAACCAGATTGCTATATATGGCGGATTATCTATCAGATAATGTTGAAGATgagcatttgtttgctgcgttATCATTGCTTGGCACTATAGCGTTTATGTTCACCGTAGGCTATATTATGATGTATTTTGTACGTGCCGAGGAAGAGTCCTTGAAAGCACAAGGTGCCATCAATGAGGATGCATGCAAAAATAAGCTTGCCAAAGTGCAGCCAGAATTGAAGCTCTATGAACTTAGAGCTGAGAAATACAATGGTCTAGTTAGACTATTAAAACCCGGTTGTCGCACTATATTACTCATAACCGATCTACAAAGTCGCACCAAGCTTATACCACCCTTCCATCGTGCTGTTTGGCCTTATAGACGCACCAAGACTTTATTATTTGGTCATATGCTTATAGAAAAAGGCTTACCCTGGTATACAGAGCTGCTGCGTCTCTCACTTTGCACAAATCAACAGCTCCAAATTAATCCGCGCAACTGTGTGGGCACCGTTATAGCTTTGAATGGACatcgcaaatatttttgcgtcTACCATGCCAAGCATCCGGAATGCGCACGCGGTAATAAGCGCATGATTAAGATGACCAAACAGCTTTTGGATCGCAATGACGATCCTGAAATAGGCAACTTTCTGGGCGTCAACTATTCAGAGGACTCTGAATCAGAAACAAATGTGCTCTTTGAGGACAACTTGCTGGATGGTCTTAGCAATTGGTTGGATCGCTTATTCGAAGGCACCACACATCGTTATTATATTAACTACTGGCCCGACTTTCCTACAAAGTAA
- the LOC108601116 gene encoding adrenodoxin-like protein 1, mitochondrial produces MICLLLRQSRNYSCRFIYKPVLKSSVYRVNRALHSTPWLRHGEYEWQDPKSPDEIVNITYVDKDGKRFKVQGKVGDNVLYLAHRHGIEMEGACEASLACTTCHVYVQNRYLDKLNEADEKEDDLLDMAPFLRENSRLGCQIMLDKSMEGMELELPKATRNFYVDGHKPKPH; encoded by the exons atgatttgtttACTATTGCGCCAGTCGCGTAATTATTCCTGTCGCTTTATATACAAGCCAGTTCTTAAATCATCAGTATACAGAGTGAACAGAGCACTACACTCGACACCAT GGCTGCGGCATGGCGAGTACGAATGGCAAGATCCGAAGTCACCAGATGAAAT CGTAAATATAACCTACGTAGACAAGGACGGAAAGCGCTTCAAGGTACAGGGCAAGGTGGGTGATAACGTGCTTTATCTGGCGCACCGGCATGGCATTGAAATGGAGGGCGCCTGTGAAGCATCTCTGGCTTGTACCACCTGTCATGTCTATGTGCAGAATAGGTATCTGGATAAGCTAAACGAGGCGGATGAAAAGGAGGACGATCTGCTGGACATGGCGCCCTTCCTTCGTGAAAATTCCCGCCTCGGCTGTCAAATAATGCTCGACAAATCTATGGAGGGCATGGAGCTAGAGTTGCCCAAAGCTACGCGAAACTTTTACGTTGATGGGCATAAGCCCAAGCCCCACTAA
- the LOC108600140 gene encoding dnaJ homolog subfamily C member 16 isoform X2 encodes MYWKYVLILSALVALCLGALSDPYKELGVSKSASTQDIRRAYKQLAKEWHPDKSNHPDAEQKFVRINKAYELLSDSDRRRLYDRHGITSEDSHYLKQKHDYSGYNRFGSDPVEEFFGKHFNFDQDISLYHKLSITSNYFDQTVLPKSKNKLHIVMFYNDWCFGCIRIVGAFKKLIDTFEPLGVTFATVNAAHEPAVLRKSGADDIPRMVLVLSGHCYVYRENIYTQQKLAEFIRKKMPFKIGQRINDDNIDEFLNGWQDNRVRALVLEPRSVTRLRYLISAFAFHERVAFGFVDLTSQYCKQLLERFKVNPKLDTLFLFNEDSVRAVASISMADIPTQTLDNIIAANQYLSLPRLSSQEVLEGVCPAEWNRPRKRLCVVLITENSPEYDMARGALRHIALESGYSMDRVRFAYMFKEKQADFLNAISKGSFEDNLLRLVVIWRRDSTQIKYEWVDGAKLDIKSADYNNNSAINATKHEINLTIQRLLKTSEALTYEAFVQNLLDEHAQGILSKWITRLLYMADYLSDNVEDEHLFAALSLLGTIAFMFTVGYIMMYFVRAEEESLKAQGAINEDACKNKLAKVQPELKLYELRAEKYNGLVRLLKPGCRTILLITDLQSRTKLIPPFHRAVWPYRRTKTLLFGHMLIEKGLPWYTELLRLSLCTNQQLQINPRNCVGTVIALNGHRKYFCVYHAKHPECARGNKRMIKMTKQLLDRNDDPEIGNFLGVNYSEDSESETNVLFEDNLLDGLSNWLDRLFEGTTHRYYINYWPDFPTN; translated from the exons ATGTATTGGAAGTATGTGCTGATACTTAGCGCACTGGTTGCGCTCTGTCTAGGCGCTCTAAGCGATCCATACAAGGAGCTGGGCGTAAGTAAATCAGCCTCCACACAGGACATACGCCGTGCATACAAGCAATTGGCCAAAGAGTGGCATCCGGACAAGAGCAATCATCCAGATGCAGAACAAAAGTTTGTGAGAATCAATAAAGCCTATGAGCTGCTAAGTGATAGCGATAGACGAAGACTATACGATCGTCATGGCATTACCAGCGAGGATTCACATTatctaaagcaaaagcatgaTTACAGCGGCTACAATCGCTTTGGCTCTGACCCAGTTGAGGAATTCTTCGGCAAGCACTTTAACTTTGACCAGGACATAAGTCTTTATCACAAGCTGTCGATTACATCCAACTATTTTGATCAAACTGTTTTACcaaagagcaaaaacaaattgcacattGTAATGTTTTACAACGACTGGTGCTTTGGCTGCATACGCATAGTGGGCGCCTTTAAGAAACTAATCGATACGTTTGAACCTTTAGGCGTAACCTTTGCAACGGTCAATGCGGCGCACGAGCCTGCCGTGCTGCGTAAGTCCGGCGCAGATGACATACCAAGAATGGTATTGGTTCTATCTGGTCACTGCTATGTCTATCGCGAGAACATTTATACACAACAAAAGCTTGCCGAGTTTATACGCAAGAAAATGCCTTTTAAGATTGGCCAACGTATTAACGATGACAATATTGATGAATTCCTGAATGGCTGGCAGGATAATCGCGTTAGAGCTTTAGTGCTTGAGCCCAGAAGTGTGACACGCCTGAGATATTTAATCTCTGCCTTTGCTTTTCATGAGCGTGTGGCCTTTGGCTTTGTGGATTTGACTAGTCAGTACTGTAAGCAGTTGTTGGAACGCTTTAAAGTTAATCCCAAGTTGGATACACTGTTTCTTTTTAATGAGGACTCAGTACGCGCTGTGGCCAGCATATCCATGGCGGATATACCTACGCAAACCTTGGATAATATCATAGCCGCCAATCAGTATTTATCACTGCCTAGACTTTCCTCGCAAGAGGTGCTTGAAGGCGTTTGTCCAGCCGAATGGAATAGACCACGAAAACGCTTGTGTGTCGTTTTGATTACCGAAAACTCACCTGAATACGATATGGCCAGAGGTGCCTTAAGACACATAGCCTTGGAGAGTGGCTATAGTATGGATCGTGTGAGATTTGCGTACATGTTCAAAGAAAAACAAGCCGACTTTTTGAATGCCATATCCAAGGGCTCGTTTGAGGATAATCTGCTGCGTTTGGTAGTTATCTGGCGCAGAGacagcacacaaattaaatatgagtGGGTAGATGGCGCCAAGTTGGATATAAAGTCGGCAGACTACAACAATAACTCAGCTATAAATGCTACCAAACATGAGATTAACTTAACCATACAACGTTTACTCAAAACTTCGGAGGCTTTAACCTATGAGGCCTTTGTACAAAATCTACTGGACGAACATGCTCAGGGTATACTAAGTAAATGGATAACCAGATTGCTATATATGGCGGATTATCTATCAGATAATGTTGAAGATgagcatttgtttgctgcgttATCATTGCTTGGCACTATAGCGTTTATGTTCACCGTAGGCTATATTATGATGTATTTTGTACGTGCCGAGGAAGAGTCCTTGAAAGCACAAGGTGCCATCAATGAGGATGCATGCAAAAATAAGCTTGCCAAAGTGCAGCCAGAATTGAAGCTCTATGAACTTAGAGCTGAGAAATACAATGGTCTAGTTAGACTATTAAAACCCGGTTGTCGCACTATATTACTCATAACCGATCTACAAAGTCGCACCAAGCTTATACCACCCTTCCATCGTGCTGTTTGGCCTTATAGACGCACCAAGACTTTATTATTTGGTCATATGCTTATAGAAAAAGGCTTACCCTGGTATACAGAGCTGCTGCGTCTCTCACTTTGCACAAATCAACAGCTCCAAATTAATCCGCGCAACTGTGTGGGCACCGTTATAGCTTTGAATGGACatcgcaaatatttttgcgtcTACCATGCCAAGCATCCGGAATGCGCACGCGGTAATAAGCGCATGATTAAGATGACCAAACAGCTTTTGGATCGCAATGACGATCCTGAAATAGGCAACTTTCTGGGCGTCAACTATTCAGAGGACTCTGAATCAGAAACAAATGTGCTCTTTGAGGACAACTTGCTGGATGGTCTTAGCAATTGGTTGGATCGCTTATTCGAAGGCACCACACATCGTTATTATATTAACTACTGGCCCGACTTTCCTACAAA TTGA